From the genome of Aquiluna borgnonia:
CCGTAGCAGTCAAGAACCTGCAGACCGGTGAGACTTACACCGAGAGCTATGGCTCCCTGGTGCTCTCCACCGGAGCAAAACCCCGCATGGTTCCCATTCCGGGCCTAGAGCGCGCGGTGGTGCTGCGCGACGTACCCGATGCCGTAAAAATCAAGGAACTTGTTGACCAGAAGAAGATCTCCTCTGCCGTTGTAATTGGTGCTGGGTTCATCGGTGTCGAGCTCGCAGAGAACCTTCAGCACCGCGGGATTCAAACCACGATCGTGGAGTTCCGCGAGAACATCCTGCCGCAGTTTGACCCCGAGATGATTGAGCCGATGCAGGCCGAACTAGTCAAGCACGGCATCAAACTTGCTCTATCCTCAGAGACAGCTGAAGTCAGAGAAAAGACTCTCGTCCTAAAAGACGGCCGCGAGTTTGATGCTGACCTCGTTGTAGCCGCCATCGGCGTGGTTGCCGACCACGAGTTGGCAGTAAACGCAGATCTAAAGATTGGCCCGGCCGGCGGCATCTGGGTGGACGATCAGATGCGCACCAGTGACCCCAACATTTACGCAGTCGGTGACGCAGCTGAAAAGACGAGTGCTATAACCGGTCAAAACCAAATGATTTGGCTGGCTAACCTCGCGAATCGCCACGGCCGCTTGGTAGCCGATGTGATTGCCGGAGAGAGAGTCGCTGCACGAGCTTCGATTGGAACCGGAATCATCGGTGCCTACGGCATGGCGGCAGCCCTAACCGGCTTGACTGAAGGCCTTGCTAAGCGCATGGGCATCCCCCACCAGGTGATTCACCTGCACCCGGGCAGCCACGCTGGCTACTATCCGGGGGCCGAGCGAGTCTCACTGAAGGTGCTGTTCGACCCAGAAAGCGGCAAGTTGCTTGGCGCCCAAGGTATTGGTAGAGACGGTGTTGACAAGCGAATTGACGTCATCGCCACTGCTATTTACGCAGGTTTGACCATTGACGATCTAATGAACCTTGAACTGGCTTACGCTCCTGCTTTTGGAAGCGCCAAGGACGCCATCAACCAGACTGGTTACGTTGGAAATAACGTCCGCGAGGGTAAGACTCCCAACATTCAGTGGCACGAGGTTGAAGCTGCCCAGCAGGCAGGCGCCGTTGTGGTTGACGTTCGCACCGAGGGTGAACACCAGGCTGGAAATATTCCAAATACGGAACTGATTCCAGTTGATTCGCTTCGCAATCATGTTGCTGAACTAATGGGCAAGGACGTGATTGTGACCTGTGAGGTTGGACAGCGCGGTCACACCGCCACCCAGATTCTCAGAAGTCACGGCATCAAGGTGCGAAACCTCGACGGTGGCTACACCACCTGGCGCTCAGGCATGGATGCTCGCGAAAGAGCGGCTCAAAAGTAGAAAAAGAAAAAGGGCCCCAAGGGGCCCTTTTTTTCAACTAGTAGCCTTCGGTGAGCGATATGGCCTGCATCACATCGGCCTGAATCTCAACCCGAAGGGACTCGAGAATCTCACTGGATACCTCGGTGTCAACGGTGATAACGCTCAGTGCTTTTCCGCCTTTTTGCTGCCTGGCGATAGTCATGGCTGCAATGTTGATGCCTGCCTCGGCAAATGCCTTGCCGTAGACGGCAACGATGCCTGGGCGGTCTTGGTAGATCATGACGACCATGTTCTCGGCCATCGAAAGCTCAACATCGTAACCGTTGATGGACACGACCTTCTGGTGGTGTTTGGGGCCAATCACCGTTCCACCGGCTGAAACCACAGAACCGTCGGAGAGCACAGCCTTCAAGGTGGTTACGTTGCGGTATTCATCGCTCACTGAGTCCTGGGTGAGACGGACCTCAACGCCGCGCTGTTCGGCAAGAAGTGGGGCATTTACGTATGAGACCTGCTCGGTGACCATGGCCTGGAACAAACCCTTGAGGGCAGCGAGCTTCAGGACGGTGACGTCGTGTGCCGCAATCTCACCCCGAGCCTCAAATTCAACGGCAACGATCGAGGTGTGGGAAAGTCCCGCCACAATCTGACCCAGCTTCTCGGCCAAGGCAATTCCGGGTTTCACCGATGGATCAATCACGCCACCGGCAACGTTCACGGCATCGGGAACTAGGTCTCCGGCCAGAGCCAGGCGAACAGACCTGGCAACCGAGATACCAGCCTTCTCCTGAGCCTCATCGGTAGACGCTCCTAGGTGAGGGGTGACCAATATGTTTGAAAGCTCCAGTAGCGGTGAATCCTTGGGCGGTTCGTTCACAAACACGTCGAGCCCGGCACCCGCGATTCGGCCAGATTTCAAAGCTGCGTAGAGGGCTGCCTCGTCGATGATTCCGCCTCGCGAGCAGTTGACGATGCGAAGGTTTGGCTTTGCGATTGCGAATTGATCCGTTGAAATCATGCCGGTGGTTTCCGGAGTTTTTGGGATGTGGATTGTGATGTAGTCGGCACGCTTCATCATCTGATCCATGTCGACCAGTTCGACACCAATCTGTTCGGCACGGGCCTGAGTGACGTAGGGGTCGTAACCGATCAGGCTGACACCAAAACCAGCAAGACGCTGTGCGACGAGTGTTCCAATGCGGCCAAGGCCGATGATTCCGATGGTCTTTTCATATAGTTCTACCCCGGTAAATTGGCTGCGCTTCCACTGTCCGGCCTTCAGCGATGCGTTGGCATCGGGAATGTGACGAGACAGGGCCATCAGCTGGGCGATAGCTAATTCGGCGGCCGAAATAACGTTTGAGGTTGGTGCGTTTACCACCATGACACCGGCATTAGTCGCAGCCTTGATGTCCACGTTGTCCAAGCCCACGCCAGCTCTGGCAATGACCTTGAGCCCTGGGGCGGCAGCGATGGCTTCCGCGTCCATCTTGGTGGCAGAGCGAATCAGAACCGCGCTTGTTCCCGCTAGTGCTGGAAGCAGCGCCGAGCGGTCTGCCCCGTCTACGTTGCGGATTTCGAAATCTGGTCCGAGCGCCTCGAGTGTGGCGGGGGACAGCTCTTCAGCAATGAGAACAACGGGCTTAGACAATGGCAAACCTAACGTCAGGACCGACAGCGATGGGGATTGCTAAAGTCTAGCGGCGATTAGTCCCTGGCGCAGGTGCAGAGCTGGTCGTTCGGTACGCCAGCGAGGGCTTCTTCAACGTGCTGGCCGCAACCCTGCCAGGTGATCTTGCCGCAGTCGTAGCACATAGCCTGAGAACACATAATTCATCCTTTGGTCGAAAAACAAAAATACCCTACTGCAAAATACCCCAGGGGGTATTAGTTTTTCTGCTTTTCTAGGCGCAATTCAGTCAATCCAGATGCGTAGCTTTTGCTTTGAATCAGATTGAACTGCTCCCTGACCGTCGAACCCTTGAAGAGCCGGATACCTGAGCTGAGGATGTCCGGGGCAATAAAGAGGCGAAGCTCATCTATCAGCCCCATTACCAACAAGGTGTCAACCAGCATGGCTCCTCCCCCGACAAAGAGGTGCCCGGGGTGTTTGGCCTTTATCGTTGCAACAACCTCGCGTAAATCACCCGAAATAAAGTGCAGGTTTGGGATCCGCAGTCCATCAAATTTCAAAGGCTGCTCGGTCAAAACGTAGGTTGGCAGGATTCGATCCAACTCAGGTGTGGTCTGAAGTTCAAACTCAAAAGTCTTGCGGCCCATCAGCACTGAACCGGAGGAGGAAATCAGTTCCATCCAGCCAAAGTCCTCATCCTCGGAGAGATACTTTTCGGCCCAGCCCATCTCTCCACCCTCAGCTGCCAGATAGCCGTCGAGGGAAATGACACCGTAAAAAATGGTTTTGAACATTGGTTCAGGATAGTCAAAAGCCCCCGATTGCTCGGGGGCTTTTGATGCTGTTCCTAGCGGGCTGCGCTACCTTCCTGGTAGTCGTCATCCTGCTTGATCCAGCTGAACAGCTTGCGCAGTTCGCGACCGGTGGCCTCAATCGGGTGAGCCTCACCCTTGGCGCGAAGGGCCTTGAACTCCGGTGCTCCAGCATCCTGGTCGTCAATGAAGCGCTTAGCAAAGGCACCGGTCTGGATGTCGGTTAGGACATCCTTCATGTGAGCCTTGACCGAAGGATCAATTACGCGTGGGCCGGAAACGTAGTCACCGTACTCCGCGGTGTCGGAGACGCTCCAACGCTGCTTGGCAATTCCACCCTCGTACATCAGGTCAACAATGAGCTTTAGCTCGTGAAGCACCTCGAAGTAGGCGATTTCTGGCTGGTAACCAGCCTCGACCAGGGTCTCGAAACCGTACATAACCAGCTGAGAAGCGCCACCGCAAAGAACTGCCTGCTCGCCGAACAGGTCGGTCTCCGTCTCCTCGGTGAAGGTGGTCTTGATGGTTCCCGCGCGGGTACCGCCGATGGCCTTTGAGTAGGAAAGTCCAACCTGCATTGCGGTTCCGGTAGCGTCCTGCTCTACGGCAATCAGGTTTGGAACACCCTTGCCCGCAACGTACTCGCGGCGCACTAGGTGACCTGGGCCCTTTGGGGCCACTAGGAAAACGTCAACGTCCTGGGGAGGAACGATGTAGCCGAAGCGAATAGCAAATCCGTGGCCGAAGACTAGGGCGTCACCAGGCTGCAAGTTTGGCGCAATGTCATTGGTGTAGAGGTCACGCTGCTTTGGGTCTGGTGCCAGCACAACGATAACGTTGGCCCACTTGACTGCCTCAGAAGGGGTCAGGACGTTCAAGCCCTGCTCCTGTGCCTTGGCACGGGACTTGGAACCCTCTGGTAGTCCAACTACGACGTCTACGCCGGAGTCCTTGAGGTTGAGGGCGTGGGCGTGGCCCTGAGAGCCAAAGCCCAGCACGGCGACCTTGCGGCCCTGGATGATGCTTAGGTCAGCATCCTTGTCGTAAAAGATTTCTGCCACTTTTTTCTTTTCTCCTTGGGTTGTGGGTGAAGCTTATTTAGCGAAGGACTTTTTCGCTCATGGACTTGGAGCCTCGCGAAATTGCAATGGCTCCGGACTGAACGAGTTCTTTGATGCCGAATGGCTCCAGCACCTTCAGAAACGCTTTGCACTTTGCTGAGTCGCCGGTGACTTCGATTACCACTGAGTCGCTTGAAACATCAATGACTCGGGCTCTGAATAGCGTAACGGCTTCGAGGACCTGAGAGCGAGTTGAGGCGTCGGTTTTAACCTTGATCAGCATGTGGTCCCTGGCGATCGATGTGTCCGGCTCTAGCTCAACAATCTTGAGCAGGTTGATTAGCTTGTTGAGCTGCTTGGTGACCTGCTCTAGGGGCTGGCCATCGAGGTTCACCACGGCGGTGATTCTGGAGAGCCCTTCGAGTTCGGTCGCACCTACGGCGAGCGACTCAATGTTGT
Proteins encoded in this window:
- the serA gene encoding phosphoglycerate dehydrogenase, which produces MSKPVVLIAEELSPATLEALGPDFEIRNVDGADRSALLPALAGTSAVLIRSATKMDAEAIAAAPGLKVIARAGVGLDNVDIKAATNAGVMVVNAPTSNVISAAELAIAQLMALSRHIPDANASLKAGQWKRSQFTGVELYEKTIGIIGLGRIGTLVAQRLAGFGVSLIGYDPYVTQARAEQIGVELVDMDQMMKRADYITIHIPKTPETTGMISTDQFAIAKPNLRIVNCSRGGIIDEAALYAALKSGRIAGAGLDVFVNEPPKDSPLLELSNILVTPHLGASTDEAQEKAGISVARSVRLALAGDLVPDAVNVAGGVIDPSVKPGIALAEKLGQIVAGLSHTSIVAVEFEARGEIAAHDVTVLKLAALKGLFQAMVTEQVSYVNAPLLAEQRGVEVRLTQDSVSDEYRNVTTLKAVLSDGSVVSAGGTVIGPKHHQKVVSINGYDVELSMAENMVVMIYQDRPGIVAVYGKAFAEAGINIAAMTIARQQKGGKALSVITVDTEVSSEILESLRVEIQADVMQAISLTEGY
- a CDS encoding dihydrofolate reductase family protein: MFKTIFYGVISLDGYLAAEGGEMGWAEKYLSEDEDFGWMELISSSGSVLMGRKTFEFELQTTPELDRILPTYVLTEQPLKFDGLRIPNLHFISGDLREVVATIKAKHPGHLFVGGGAMLVDTLLVMGLIDELRLFIAPDILSSGIRLFKGSTVREQFNLIQSKSYASGLTELRLEKQKN
- the ilvN gene encoding acetolactate synthase small subunit, with translation MSQHVLSLLVEDRPGILTRVAALFARRGYNIESLAVGATELEGLSRITAVVNLDGQPLEQVTKQLNKLINLLKIVELEPDTSIARDHMLIKVKTDASTRSQVLEAVTLFRARVIDVSSDSVVIEVTGDSAKCKAFLKVLEPFGIKELVQSGAIAISRGSKSMSEKVLR
- the ilvC gene encoding ketol-acid reductoisomerase gives rise to the protein MAEIFYDKDADLSIIQGRKVAVLGFGSQGHAHALNLKDSGVDVVVGLPEGSKSRAKAQEQGLNVLTPSEAVKWANVIVVLAPDPKQRDLYTNDIAPNLQPGDALVFGHGFAIRFGYIVPPQDVDVFLVAPKGPGHLVRREYVAGKGVPNLIAVEQDATGTAMQVGLSYSKAIGGTRAGTIKTTFTEETETDLFGEQAVLCGGASQLVMYGFETLVEAGYQPEIAYFEVLHELKLIVDLMYEGGIAKQRWSVSDTAEYGDYVSGPRVIDPSVKAHMKDVLTDIQTGAFAKRFIDDQDAGAPEFKALRAKGEAHPIEATGRELRKLFSWIKQDDDYQEGSAAR
- a CDS encoding FAD-dependent oxidoreductase, encoding MKVVIVGGVAGGMSAATRLRRLREDAEIIIFEQGPHVSYANCGLPYHVGEVIPAEKDLLLQTPQSLKNRFNLDVRVNSRVTSINKEAKTVAVKNLQTGETYTESYGSLVLSTGAKPRMVPIPGLERAVVLRDVPDAVKIKELVDQKKISSAVVIGAGFIGVELAENLQHRGIQTTIVEFRENILPQFDPEMIEPMQAELVKHGIKLALSSETAEVREKTLVLKDGREFDADLVVAAIGVVADHELAVNADLKIGPAGGIWVDDQMRTSDPNIYAVGDAAEKTSAITGQNQMIWLANLANRHGRLVADVIAGERVAARASIGTGIIGAYGMAAALTGLTEGLAKRMGIPHQVIHLHPGSHAGYYPGAERVSLKVLFDPESGKLLGAQGIGRDGVDKRIDVIATAIYAGLTIDDLMNLELAYAPAFGSAKDAINQTGYVGNNVREGKTPNIQWHEVEAAQQAGAVVVDVRTEGEHQAGNIPNTELIPVDSLRNHVAELMGKDVIVTCEVGQRGHTATQILRSHGIKVRNLDGGYTTWRSGMDARERAAQK